A genomic stretch from Gopherus flavomarginatus isolate rGopFla2 chromosome 3, rGopFla2.mat.asm, whole genome shotgun sequence includes:
- the FUT10 gene encoding alpha-(1,3)-fucosyltransferase 10 isoform X1, which yields MIRIGKKRLWASFFCFTAFFFLLVTLQVVLELGQSERKIKVSSLQDGSLKLEEQQKHAYQFFNKQELYSNTRRVLDVDRYPILLWWSPLTGETGRLGQCGQDVCFFTIKRTYQHNHMTRAFLFYGTDFNIDSLPLPRKRHHDWALFHEESPKNNYKLFHKPTITLFNHTATFSRHSHLPLTTQYLEGIEVIKSLRYMVPLQKKNSLRKGLAPLVYVQSDCDPPSDRDSYVRELMSYIQVDSYGECLHNRDLPQHLKNPASMDDGNFYRILAQYKFILAFENAICEDYITEKLWRPLKLGVVPVYYGSPSITDWLPSNKSAILATRFSHPRELAHYIKTLDTNDQEYEAYLEWKVKGAISNQRLLTAIQERKWGVQDITQDNYIDVFECMVCNRVWENIRRHKKGLSPRRWNAQVNHLSCPKPEAFLFSSPNIRWTSLQEMWIPSFEQSKKEAQALRQLVERNMNFTAQEFWTLVFKEET from the exons ATGATTAGAATTGGGAAGAAGAGACTTTGGGCATCTTTCTTCTGCTTTACGGCcttcttttttcttcttgttaCACTCCAG GTGGTTCTTGAACTGGGCCAGTCTGAAAGGAAGATAAAAGtctccagtttacaagatggtTCATTAAAACTGGAGGAGCAACAGAAACATGCATATCAGTTTTTTAATAAACAGGAACTCTACAGCAATACCAGGAGAGTTTTAGATGTGGACAGATACCCTATCCTGCTTTGGTGGTCCCCGCTGACTGGCGAGACTGGGAGGTTAGGTCAGTGTGGACAGGATGTCTGTTTCTTTACTATCAAGAGGACCTACCAGCATAATCACATGACAAGAGCCTTTCTCTTCTATG GTACTGACTTTAATATAGATAGCTTACCCCTCCCTCGTAAACGCCATCATGACTGGGCCCTTTTCCATGAAGAGTCACCCAAAAACAACTACAAGCTCTTCCACAAACCTACCATCACCTTGTTCAACCATACAGCTACCTTCAGTCGCCACTCCCATCTGCCGCTGACTACTCAGTATCTGGAGGGCATAGAGGTCATAAAGTCTCTGAGATACATGGTTCCATTGCAAAAGAAGAATAGCTTGAGAAAAGGACTTGCACCACTTGTGTATGTGCAGTCCGATTGCGACCCTCCTTCAGACCGGGACAGCTATGTGCGTGAGCTGATGAGCTACATCCAGGTGGACTCCTATGGTGAATGCTTACATAACAGAGACCTTCCCCAGCACCTCAAAAACCCAGCCTCCATGGACGACGGTAACTTCTATAGAATACTTGCTCAGTACAAATTCATTCTTGCTTTTGAAAACGCCATCTGCGAGGATTACATCACTGAAAAGCTTTGGAGGCCCCTCAAATTGGGAGTGGTACCAGTGTATTATGGGTCCCCTAGCATTACGGACTGGCTTCCTAGCAATAAGAGTGCAATCCTTGCAACAAGATTTTCACATCCCAGGGAGCTGGCACACTACATCAAGACACTGGATACAAATGACCAAGAGTATGAGGCCTATCTAGAATGGAAAGTGAAAGGGGCCATCTCCAATCAACGACTGCTCACTGCTATCCAAGAACGCAAATGGGGAGTCCAGGATATCACGCAGGACAATTATATTGATGTGTTTGAGTGCATGGTGTGTAATAGGGTGTGGGAAAACATCAGAAGGCACAAAAAG GGATTGTCACCCAGGAGATGGAACGCACAGGTTAACCACCTGAGCTGCCCGAAACCTGAGGCTTTCTTGTTCTCCTCTCCAAACATACGCTGGACATCTCTGCAAGAGATGTGGATACCAAGCTTTGAACAATCCAAGAAAGAAGCCCAAGCACTGAGACAGCTGGTGGAAAGGAATATGAACTTTACAGCTCAGGAATTTTGGACACTTGTATTCAAAGAAGAAACATGA
- the FUT10 gene encoding alpha-(1,3)-fucosyltransferase 10 isoform X2 → MAEPLQTLNLSPHVVLELGQSERKIKVSSLQDGSLKLEEQQKHAYQFFNKQELYSNTRRVLDVDRYPILLWWSPLTGETGRLGQCGQDVCFFTIKRTYQHNHMTRAFLFYGTDFNIDSLPLPRKRHHDWALFHEESPKNNYKLFHKPTITLFNHTATFSRHSHLPLTTQYLEGIEVIKSLRYMVPLQKKNSLRKGLAPLVYVQSDCDPPSDRDSYVRELMSYIQVDSYGECLHNRDLPQHLKNPASMDDGNFYRILAQYKFILAFENAICEDYITEKLWRPLKLGVVPVYYGSPSITDWLPSNKSAILATRFSHPRELAHYIKTLDTNDQEYEAYLEWKVKGAISNQRLLTAIQERKWGVQDITQDNYIDVFECMVCNRVWENIRRHKKGLSPRRWNAQVNHLSCPKPEAFLFSSPNIRWTSLQEMWIPSFEQSKKEAQALRQLVERNMNFTAQEFWTLVFKEET, encoded by the exons atggctgagccattacaaacattgaatctgtctccccat GTGGTTCTTGAACTGGGCCAGTCTGAAAGGAAGATAAAAGtctccagtttacaagatggtTCATTAAAACTGGAGGAGCAACAGAAACATGCATATCAGTTTTTTAATAAACAGGAACTCTACAGCAATACCAGGAGAGTTTTAGATGTGGACAGATACCCTATCCTGCTTTGGTGGTCCCCGCTGACTGGCGAGACTGGGAGGTTAGGTCAGTGTGGACAGGATGTCTGTTTCTTTACTATCAAGAGGACCTACCAGCATAATCACATGACAAGAGCCTTTCTCTTCTATG GTACTGACTTTAATATAGATAGCTTACCCCTCCCTCGTAAACGCCATCATGACTGGGCCCTTTTCCATGAAGAGTCACCCAAAAACAACTACAAGCTCTTCCACAAACCTACCATCACCTTGTTCAACCATACAGCTACCTTCAGTCGCCACTCCCATCTGCCGCTGACTACTCAGTATCTGGAGGGCATAGAGGTCATAAAGTCTCTGAGATACATGGTTCCATTGCAAAAGAAGAATAGCTTGAGAAAAGGACTTGCACCACTTGTGTATGTGCAGTCCGATTGCGACCCTCCTTCAGACCGGGACAGCTATGTGCGTGAGCTGATGAGCTACATCCAGGTGGACTCCTATGGTGAATGCTTACATAACAGAGACCTTCCCCAGCACCTCAAAAACCCAGCCTCCATGGACGACGGTAACTTCTATAGAATACTTGCTCAGTACAAATTCATTCTTGCTTTTGAAAACGCCATCTGCGAGGATTACATCACTGAAAAGCTTTGGAGGCCCCTCAAATTGGGAGTGGTACCAGTGTATTATGGGTCCCCTAGCATTACGGACTGGCTTCCTAGCAATAAGAGTGCAATCCTTGCAACAAGATTTTCACATCCCAGGGAGCTGGCACACTACATCAAGACACTGGATACAAATGACCAAGAGTATGAGGCCTATCTAGAATGGAAAGTGAAAGGGGCCATCTCCAATCAACGACTGCTCACTGCTATCCAAGAACGCAAATGGGGAGTCCAGGATATCACGCAGGACAATTATATTGATGTGTTTGAGTGCATGGTGTGTAATAGGGTGTGGGAAAACATCAGAAGGCACAAAAAG GGATTGTCACCCAGGAGATGGAACGCACAGGTTAACCACCTGAGCTGCCCGAAACCTGAGGCTTTCTTGTTCTCCTCTCCAAACATACGCTGGACATCTCTGCAAGAGATGTGGATACCAAGCTTTGAACAATCCAAGAAAGAAGCCCAAGCACTGAGACAGCTGGTGGAAAGGAATATGAACTTTACAGCTCAGGAATTTTGGACACTTGTATTCAAAGAAGAAACATGA